GCGACGGCGCCGAAGAGGACCGTCCCGCGCGGTTCAGGTTCGTTTGGGGCCGCACATCATAGCACGGCGCCCGCCGTCGCCCGCTTCAGGTCCAGCGGGACGAGCGCAGCCCGCGCCGGGCCCGGTCGGCCGCGACCGACACGAGTCGCTCGTCCCCCCCGAGAGGGGGCGCGATCCTCACGCTCACACCCGCGTGATCCCTGCGGGCGCGCGCGGCCAGGAGCGGCAGGTCGCGCCCTACGTGGCCTCCTGAATAGAGGAAGTAGGGGACCAGAAGGATTCGCGTCGCCCCCTTCCGGACGCACGCCTCGATTCCGGACGGCACGTCGGGACGCGAGACTTCGAGGAAGCAGGCCTCGACGATGCGGCCGGGAAACCGGCCGCGCAGACGCCGGGCAACGTCGCGCAACAGAGCGTTGGCGGCCCGCGCCCGGCTGCCGTGCCCGATCACGAGGAGCGCCGCGCGCCGTGTCGTTCTCAACGCGCGGGTCCGAGGATGATCGCGCGGAAGCGCCGATCGCCGTCGACGATGGCGATCTCCCGGGCGTCCGCGGCGTCCTCGTCGCGCACGTATCCGAGGCCGAGGACGCGGTCCTCGCCCGGCACCGTCACAGCGCTCGTCAGCGTGCCGATCGCCTCGTCCCCCTGCCCCACGAGCCGGGCGCCCGCCGCCGGGAGGCCCGAATCGATGCGCAGCCGGACCAGATACTTGGACACCTTCTTGTAGGTGTTCAGGCGCGCGATCACCTCCTGCCCGACGTAGCACCCCTTGTCGAGCGAGATGGCGTCGTTCAGCCGGGCCTCCCAGGGGTTGTACTCCTCCGTCACCTCCCGCCCCGCCGCGGGAAGACCGGCCTCGATCCTGAGGACCTCGAGACAGGCGGGGTCCGCCACGACGAGCCCGGCCGAGCGCTCCAGGATGGCGGCGCCCAAGGCGGCCAGGGCCCCGGCCTCGGCGGTCAGGTGGTAGCCGCCGCCGGCGAGCGGGAAGGTGCGCGCCAGCACCCCCTCGGCGTCCGCGAGACGGATCGCTACGGGGTGGTGCAGCGGACGCTCCGCGGCCGATTCCCCGAACAGGCGCGCCACGCGCTCGCGGGCCCGCGCGCCGAACAGACCGAGAGTCCCGTGCGAGCGGTCGGCGTTCTCGACCTTGACCTCTTCGCGGAAGGTGTACCGCTCGATGTAGTCGGCGACGGCGACGCTCCGTCCCGGACCGGTGAAGCACAGAAGCCGGTCCGGGAGCGAGTGCAGGATGACCCAGTCGATGAGCCGTCCCTTGGCGGTGACGAAGGCGGCCGCGGTCCCCTGCCACGTCCCGAGCAAGCGGAGATCCTGGGTCGTGAGGCGGTGCAGGAGATCGCGGGCGTCCTTGCCGGAGACCAGGAGCCGGCCCAGGTCCGAGCGGTCGGCGAGCACGGCATCCTGGCGCGCCGCGCGGTACTGGGCCTCAGCACCGGCCGGCGGGTCCTGCGGGACGATCATGGGCCGAGGAGCGCGAACTCGACGGACGGAGGGAGCGGGATGGCCCCCGATTCGTGGGCCCGGCGCAGGAACGTCTCGATGGCGCGTCGTCCGCGCGGCCCGTAGTCGAGCGTGGCGTCGTTGACGTACATCCCGACGAAGCGGTCCGCCAGGGGACGGCCGATTCCGCGGCCGAACTGCAGGGCGTAGGTCAGCGCTTCCTGCCTGTGCGCCAGGCCGAACTCGATGCTGGTCTTGAGGAGCCTGCCGATCTCCGCGATGGTCCGAGCCCCCAGGTCCCGGCGGATGGCGTTCCCGCCGAGGGGAAGCGGCAGGCCGGTGTCGCGCGACCACCACTCCCCCAGATCCAGGATCTTGTGCAAGCCGGTCCCGCCGTACGTCAGCTGTCCCTCGTGGATCAGGAGCCCCGCGTCCTTCTCACCCCGCGCCACCGCCTCGAGGATGGCGTCGAACGGCAGGACCTCCGTGGCCACCTCCCCCAGGGCCAGACGCAGCGCCAGCGCGGCCGAGGTGAGCCGTCCCGGCACGGCGATCGTCTTCGTCTTCAGCTCGTCGAGATCCATCGGCCGGCCGGCGATGACGATCGGCCCGTAGCCGTCCCCCATGCTGGCGCCGCACGGCAGGAGCAGGTAGCGGTCCGCGAGGTGGGCGTAGGCGTGGATCGAGACCGCGGTGACTTCGATCTCCCCCAAAAGGGCCAGCCGGTTGAGGGACTCGATGTCGAGGAGGACCTGCTCGATGGTGTAGTCGCCGGTCGGGACCCTTCCGGAGGCCAGGCCGTAGAACATGAAGGCATCGTCCGGGTCCGGACTGTGCCCGACGCGGATCACACGCTTCGCGACGCCCTGGGTCATCGTCCTTCCTCCGTGGTTGGCGGCGTGATTATAGCCCCGATGCGCTCCCGCGCCGCGCCGCCGCCGCGACCAGGAGCGGTAAAATGGGCGGGATGGAGGACCCGAAGGAGACGCGCAAGGCGTTCGCCGCCCTGTTGTCGCTCCCTGACGACGCGATCGATCTGGGGCACGCCGCACTCCTGATCGCGCGGGAAGAGTATCCCGACCTCGACGTCGGAGGCTACCTCGCGCGGCTGGACGGGATGGCCGAGGAGATCGCGCGCCGCATGCGGGGCCGGGAGGGGGCCACCAGCCTGATCGCCCACCTGAACCGTCTGCTGTTCGAGGAGATGGGATTCCGCGGCAACAGGGAGGAATACTACGACCCCCGCAACTCGTTTCTCAACGACGTCCTGGATCGCCGGATCGGCATCCCGATCACCCTCTCCACCGTGTATATCGAGGTGGGCCGCCGGATCGGCGGCCGGCTCGAAGGTGTTGCCTTCCCGGGTCATTTCATGGTGCGGCTCATCGGCCGGGACGCGATGCCGGACGTCCTGATCGATCCGTTCAACCGCGGCCGCATCCTGACCGAGGCCGAGTGCAGGGCGCTCCTCCTCGAAATGTACGGCGGGCGGGTGCCGTTCAGCCCCGATCTCCTGAAGCGGGCGCGCACCCGGGAGATCCTGCACAGGATGATCAACAACCTCAAGTGGATCTACCAGCAGCGGCGCGACTACCACATGGCGCTGCGCACCCAGCAGCTCCTGCTCTTGATCGACCCGGACCGTCCGGAGGAGATCCGCGACCGGGGACTGATCCAGTTCCGGCTCGCCTTGATCGCGGAGTCGGTGGCCGATCTCGAACGCTATCTCCTCCTGGCGCCCCAGGCCCCCGACGCGCCGCAGATCGAAAAGCGGCTTCGTGAGCTGCGGCGCCTCATGCCGCGGATGAATTGAGGTGGGGGCCGACGTCGCCCGCCTGCTCGACGCCGGAGGACCGCTGGCCCGGGCGCTGCCGTCCTTCGAGCCGCGTCCGCAGCAGATCCGCATGGCCCAGGAGGTGGCCGCGGCCCTCGCCTCCGGACGGCACCTCCTGATCGAGGCCGGAACCGGCATCGGCAAGTCGATCGCCTACCTGCTGCCCGCCATCCTGTGGGCCACCCGCCAGGGGCCGGCGCCGCCGGAGGAGCGCCGTGTGGTGATCTCCACGCACACGCGCGCTTTGCAGGAGCAACTGGCCCGCAAGGACCTGCCCCTTCTGCAACGCGCCCTGGAGGCCTCGGGAGTGAGCTTCCGGTACGCGCTGCTCATGGGCTCGGAGAACTACCTGTGCGTGCAGCGTCTCGAGGAGCTGCGGCTGACACGTGGCGACCTCCTGGACGGGCGCACCGGGGAGATCGCGGAGGGGCTCGCCCGCCACGCCCGCTCCACCGTGTCGGGTCTGCGCTCGGAGATCCCGTTCGCCGTTCCGGAGAGCCTCTGGGCCCGCGTGCGGCGCGACCGGGACATCTGCCTGGGAGCGCGCGGGCCGTTCTGGGAGAGCTGCCTCTACCGCGGCGACCTGGCGCGGGCGCGCGAGGCCGACCTCCTCATCGTCAATCACGCCCTGTTCTTCCTCGATCTCAAGACGGGGGGGCGCATCCTTCCGGCGCACGCCGTCGTCGTCCTGGACGAGGGACACCGCGTCGAGGAATCGGTCGTCTCCCAGCTCGGCTTCAGCGTGTCGGACCGCTCGGTCGCGCGGCTCCTCGAGGATCTCGGCTGCGGCGACCGCCGCCGCACGGCGGCGCGGGGAGATCGCGGAGGCCGGGACGCGGCGAACGCACTCCCCTCCGGCATCGGGAAGCACCTGGAGGAGGCCGCCCGCGAGTTCTTCGAGGAGGTGCGGACGCGCGCGCCCGGGCTGCAGCGCGACGGCGCAGCCTCGGGCCGCGCCCCCGACGCCGCGACGCTGCTCGTGAGGATGCGCGAGGCCGGTGTCTTCCACGACCGCCTGCGCGCGCCGCTCCAGGAGGCGGAGTCCGCTCTCGAGGAGAAGGCGCGCCTGGCGGGGCCCGCCGAGGAGCCGGTCCTGGCGGCGCTCGGCGCGCGGGCGCGCGATCTGAAGGAGCGCCTGACCGCCTTCCTCGAGCAGCGTCTCCCGGATTCGGTCTACTGGATCGAGTGCGAAGGACGCGGCCGCGGGGCCAGCCTGCACGCGGCACCGATCGAGGTGGCGCACGTGCTGAGACCGCGTCTGTTCGAGGCCGGGCGGCTGGTGGTCCTGACGTCCGCCACTCTGGCGGCGGCCGGGTCGTTCGCGCACGTGCGGAGACGCCTCGGCGTGGTCGGGGCCTCGGAGGTCGTCCTCGGATCACCGTACGACTACGAGAAGCAGGCGCTCCTGTACCTGCCCGCCTCGATGCCCGACCCGGCGGCCGAGCCGGAGGAGTTCGCCCTCGCCGTGACGGAGGAGTGCCGGCGGCTGCTTCGCGCCTCCGGCGGGGGCGCCTTCGTGCTGTTCACGTCCTACGCGCTGCTCCGGCGGGTGCACGAAGCGCTGGCGCGCGATCCCGCTCTCGCCGGTGTCGCGCTGTTCCGCCACGAGCCGGGACAGGCGTCGCCGATCCTGGAGCAGTTCCGCATGACCCGGAAGGGGGCGCTCCTGGGGACGATGACCTTCTGGCAGGGCGTGGATGTCCCTGGGGATGCCCTCAGGCTGGTGATCATCACCCGGCTGCCGTTCGAGGTGCCCGGTCACCCGCTTTCCGAGGCGCGGGCCGAGGCGATCCGCGCCCGCGGCGGCGATCCGTTCACGGAGGACGCCCTGCCGGAGGCGATCCTCACGTTCCGCCAGGGGTTCGGCCGCCTGATCAGAAGCCGCGAAGACCGCGGGGTCGTCGCGGTCCTCGATCCGCGCCTGAGGACGCGCGCCTACGGCGACCCGTTCCTCGAATCCCTGCCGCGCTGCCGGCGGACCGAATCGCCCGAGGAGACGGAGGAGTTCCTGAGATCCCTCAGTTGATGCGGCGCGCGCGCCCCTTCCAGAACGGCTCGCGCAGGCCTTTCTTGTCGATCTTCCCCGAACCGGTGCGCGGCATCTCCTCGAGGCGCTCGATGACGCGGGGACACTTGAAGTGCGCCAACCGTCCGCGGCAGAAGGCCAGGAGCGCCTCCG
This genomic window from Candidatus Dormiibacterota bacterium contains:
- a CDS encoding CbiX/SirB N-terminal domain-containing protein, translated to MRTTRRAALLVIGHGSRARAANALLRDVARRLRGRFPGRIVEACFLEVSRPDVPSGIEACVRKGATRILLVPYFLYSGGHVGRDLPLLAARARRDHAGVSVRIAPPLGGDERLVSVAADRARRGLRSSRWT
- a CDS encoding helicase C-terminal domain-containing protein, producing the protein MGADVARLLDAGGPLARALPSFEPRPQQIRMAQEVAAALASGRHLLIEAGTGIGKSIAYLLPAILWATRQGPAPPEERRVVISTHTRALQEQLARKDLPLLQRALEASGVSFRYALLMGSENYLCVQRLEELRLTRGDLLDGRTGEIAEGLARHARSTVSGLRSEIPFAVPESLWARVRRDRDICLGARGPFWESCLYRGDLARAREADLLIVNHALFFLDLKTGGRILPAHAVVVLDEGHRVEESVVSQLGFSVSDRSVARLLEDLGCGDRRRTAARGDRGGRDAANALPSGIGKHLEEAAREFFEEVRTRAPGLQRDGAASGRAPDAATLLVRMREAGVFHDRLRAPLQEAESALEEKARLAGPAEEPVLAALGARARDLKERLTAFLEQRLPDSVYWIECEGRGRGASLHAAPIEVAHVLRPRLFEAGRLVVLTSATLAAAGSFAHVRRRLGVVGASEVVLGSPYDYEKQALLYLPASMPDPAAEPEEFALAVTEECRRLLRASGGGAFVLFTSYALLRRVHEALARDPALAGVALFRHEPGQASPILEQFRMTRKGALLGTMTFWQGVDVPGDALRLVIITRLPFEVPGHPLSEARAEAIRARGGDPFTEDALPEAILTFRQGFGRLIRSREDRGVVAVLDPRLRTRAYGDPFLESLPRCRRTESPEETEEFLRSLS
- a CDS encoding tetratricopeptide repeat protein — its product is MGGMEDPKETRKAFAALLSLPDDAIDLGHAALLIAREEYPDLDVGGYLARLDGMAEEIARRMRGREGATSLIAHLNRLLFEEMGFRGNREEYYDPRNSFLNDVLDRRIGIPITLSTVYIEVGRRIGGRLEGVAFPGHFMVRLIGRDAMPDVLIDPFNRGRILTEAECRALLLEMYGGRVPFSPDLLKRARTREILHRMINNLKWIYQQRRDYHMALRTQQLLLLIDPDRPEEIRDRGLIQFRLALIAESVADLERYLLLAPQAPDAPQIEKRLRELRRLMPRMN
- a CDS encoding MqnA/MqnD/SBP family protein, producing MTQGVAKRVIRVGHSPDPDDAFMFYGLASGRVPTGDYTIEQVLLDIESLNRLALLGEIEVTAVSIHAYAHLADRYLLLPCGASMGDGYGPIVIAGRPMDLDELKTKTIAVPGRLTSAALALRLALGEVATEVLPFDAILEAVARGEKDAGLLIHEGQLTYGGTGLHKILDLGEWWSRDTGLPLPLGGNAIRRDLGARTIAEIGRLLKTSIEFGLAHRQEALTYALQFGRGIGRPLADRFVGMYVNDATLDYGPRGRRAIETFLRRAHESGAIPLPPSVEFALLGP